One Coffea arabica cultivar ET-39 chromosome 5e, Coffea Arabica ET-39 HiFi, whole genome shotgun sequence DNA segment encodes these proteins:
- the LOC140006838 gene encoding uncharacterized protein, giving the protein MYEEIIYGPEDAVPLASNNHEAIVIEVITCNFKVRKVYIDNGSAIDVLYYKTFKELQLEDRQLVPVRTPLIGFAGPPVRPEGMITLQVTVGVSPKCRTIPVNFAVVKEPSSYNMILGRPTLNALRAVCSTLHLSMKFPTSDGVAEVLGDPEVARACYIATLKGKEKLVAQTICLKSWEPLERGERLETDEGLVELPVQPDRPEHTVKVGAGLGEQIRSSLESLLEEYAEIFAWSADDMPGIPTELAVHRLHVDPNVRPVKQKKRNFAPERKEVVKSEVGKLLEAKIVKEVYYPTWLANPVLVKKEEKA; this is encoded by the coding sequence ATGTATGAGGAAATAATCTATGGACCTGAAGACGCAGTCCCTTTGGCCTCTAATAACCATGAAGCCATTGTGATAGAAGTCATCACCTGTAACTTCAAGGTGAGGAAGGTGTATATAGACAACGGAAGCGCCATAGACGTGCTGTATTATAAGACCTTCAAGGAGCTGCAGCTGGAGGATAGACAGCTCGTACCGGTCCGAACTCCGTTGATCGGCTTTGCTGGTCCTCCGGTGAGGCCGGAAGGGATGATCACTCTCCAGGTCACGGTGGGGGTGTCCCCGAAGTGCCGAACGATTCCGGTAAACTTTGCGGTGGTTAAGGAGCCGTCCTCCTACAACATGATCCTGGGACGTCCCACGTTGAATGCCCTCCGAGCTGTTTGCTCCACCTTGCACCTCAGTATGAAATTTCCTACTTCTGATGGGGTGGCTGAGGTGCTGGGAGATCCAGAGGTGGCAAGGGCGTGTTACATTGCCACCCTTAAGGGCAAAGAAAAATTAGTAGCTCAGACGATTTGTCTGAAATCCTGGGAACCCCTGGAGAGGGGGGAAAGATTGGAGACAGATGAGGGATTGGTCGAGCTACCCGTCCAGCCCGACCGACCCGAGCACACAGTGAAGGTCGGCGCCGGCCTGGGTGAGCAGATCCGAAGTTCTTTGGAATCTCTCTTGGAAGAGTATGCTGAGATTTTTGCTTGGAGTGCTGATGATATGCCCGGAATACCCACCGAGCTGGCAGTCCACAGACTACATGTAGATCCCAACGTCCGACCAGTGAAGCAGAAAAAGAGGAATTTCGCTCCTGAGCGAAAGGAGGTCGTTAAGAGCGAGGTGGGTAAGTTACTGGAGGCTAAGATCGTTAAGGAAGTCTATTATCCTACCTGGCTAGCCAACCCGGTGCTGGTCAAGAAGGAGGAGAAAGCCTGA